A stretch of the Desulfovibrio legallii genome encodes the following:
- the acs gene encoding acetate--CoA ligase, which yields MSQERITTLLNENRSYLPPEHGKTSAWVCGPEEYNALCRRALEDPNDFWGARASQLIHWFKRWDKVLEADEVRHKYKWFVGGKLNASFNCIDRHLISGRRNKAAIIWQGEKETDVRCYTYQMLYTEVCRVAHALSSLRIRKGDHVALYMPMIPELFIAMLACARIGAIHTAIFSGYAEGGVRSRIEGCKARVVITADAAVRGGKCKPLKANLDPILEKCPSVAHVVVVRHAGLDGVTMQRNRDIWWHDLIDDFTLNPDFPCEPMDAEDTLFLLHTSGSTGKPTGVMHATGGYLTYAAHTTQWCFDMRDDDVYWCTADAGWITGHTYGVYGPLSLGATTLMFEGIPTWPYPDRYWRIVENFRVNILYTAPTVIRSLMRMNEAWTERYDLGSLRILGSVGEPISPEAWQWYHKHIGSGELPIVDTWWQTETGGAMIAPMPYATKLKPGSASKPLPGIDATVMGSAARDGEEPEAGCRAGHLVIRRPWPGLMQGVFNDEEKYQSYFSRFGCYASGDAAEVDQDGYFWILGRIDDSINVSGHRLSTAEIEAVLAACPEVGEAAVVPMPHPLKGEGIYAYVVTRDEVPWSAALRVKLRDAVRRDIGPLASPEHIQFVEAMPKTTSGKIIRRMLRKIAGGQYEDIGDATSLAEPQVVGQIINGHRNLMAGRHETENEATE from the coding sequence ATGTCCCAGGAGCGGATCACCACACTGTTGAATGAAAACCGCAGCTATCTTCCGCCAGAGCACGGCAAGACTTCCGCCTGGGTTTGCGGCCCGGAGGAATACAACGCCCTCTGCCGGCGCGCCCTGGAAGACCCCAACGATTTCTGGGGTGCGCGAGCTTCGCAACTGATCCACTGGTTCAAACGCTGGGACAAGGTACTAGAAGCTGACGAAGTACGCCATAAATACAAGTGGTTTGTGGGCGGAAAACTCAATGCCTCGTTCAACTGCATTGACAGGCACCTCATCTCCGGCCGCCGCAACAAAGCCGCCATCATCTGGCAGGGCGAAAAAGAAACCGACGTGCGCTGCTACACCTATCAGATGCTCTATACCGAGGTCTGCCGGGTGGCCCACGCCTTAAGCTCCCTGCGCATCCGCAAGGGCGACCATGTGGCCCTGTACATGCCCATGATCCCGGAGCTCTTCATCGCCATGCTGGCCTGCGCCCGCATCGGGGCCATCCACACGGCCATCTTCTCCGGCTATGCCGAAGGCGGCGTGCGCAGCCGCATCGAAGGCTGCAAGGCCCGCGTGGTCATCACCGCAGACGCCGCCGTGCGCGGGGGCAAATGCAAACCCCTGAAGGCCAACCTCGACCCTATCCTGGAAAAATGCCCCTCCGTGGCCCATGTGGTGGTGGTGCGCCACGCCGGGCTGGACGGCGTGACCATGCAGCGCAACCGCGACATCTGGTGGCACGACCTTATTGACGACTTTACCCTCAACCCCGACTTCCCCTGCGAACCCATGGACGCCGAAGACACGCTCTTTCTGCTCCACACCAGCGGCAGCACGGGCAAACCCACGGGCGTCATGCACGCCACGGGCGGCTACCTTACCTACGCCGCCCACACCACCCAGTGGTGCTTCGACATGCGCGACGACGACGTCTACTGGTGCACCGCCGACGCGGGCTGGATCACCGGCCATACCTACGGGGTCTACGGCCCCCTCTCCCTGGGGGCCACCACCCTCATGTTTGAGGGCATCCCCACCTGGCCCTACCCCGACCGCTACTGGCGCATTGTGGAAAACTTCCGCGTCAACATCCTCTACACCGCGCCCACGGTCATCCGCTCCCTCATGCGCATGAACGAAGCCTGGACAGAACGCTACGACCTGGGCAGCCTGCGCATCCTCGGCAGCGTAGGCGAACCCATCAGCCCCGAAGCCTGGCAGTGGTACCACAAACACATCGGCAGCGGCGAGCTGCCCATTGTGGACACCTGGTGGCAAACCGAAACCGGCGGGGCCATGATCGCCCCCATGCCCTACGCCACCAAACTCAAACCCGGCTCGGCCAGCAAACCCCTGCCGGGCATCGACGCCACGGTTATGGGCTCCGCCGCCCGCGACGGCGAAGAACCCGAAGCAGGCTGCCGCGCCGGGCACCTGGTCATCCGCCGTCCCTGGCCCGGCCTGATGCAGGGCGTGTTCAACGACGAAGAAAAATACCAGTCCTACTTCTCCCGCTTCGGCTGCTACGCCTCAGGCGACGCCGCCGAAGTGGACCAGGACGGCTACTTCTGGATCCTCGGCCGCATTGACGACTCCATCAACGTCTCCGGCCACCGGCTCTCCACCGCCGAAATCGAAGCCGTGCTGGCCGCCTGCCCCGAAGTGGGCGAAGCCGCCGTGGTGCCCATGCCCCACCCCCTCAAGGGCGAAGGCATCTACGCCTATGTGGTCACCCGCGACGAAGTGCCCTGGAGCGCCGCCCTGCGCGTCAAACTGCGCGACGCCGTGCGCCGCGACATCGGCCCCTTGGCCAGCCCCGAACATATCCAGTTCGTAGAGGCCATGCCCAAAACCACCTCCGGCAAAATCATCCGCAGAATGCTGCGCAAAATCGCCGGCGGCCAGTACGAAGACATCGGCGACGCCACCTCCCTCGCCGAACCCCAGGTGGTGGGCCAGATCATCAACGGCCACCGCAACCTCATGGCCGGCCGCCATGAAACGGAGAATGAAGCGACGGAATAA
- a CDS encoding flagellin N-terminal helical domain-containing protein — MAIRVTQQSMYNTMVSQMQSTLAAYMESNEQGSTQKKINRPSDDPAGTYRVLMTRDDISATEQYESNVDTATGWLQLADDVLGTQLSNAITSLKSLAEQASTGTYTAENRQQIAYQAREIFGEILNLSNTQYEDKNIFAGQRYSSSAFTESLALTSWDENWDAAIDAGAYTIEGASDTSLMVQFTSSGTLGTDTLNYRWSADGGTTWTDASTSDATLDLDGVVVTMQQDLAVSAADTTLGAGADNGTLLYIRPTAVYQGDDNDPPPDMTIMGGPEGLTAEASGSFGSNVLVRVDSDVDLSAAGAGTEFGYSYSTDGGSTWVPATAVSTGTDSVRLPVPGGYMDLTADAASSTVTAGTQVLIHPRRADLNLEILKDTYISVNNVGKDIFGGYYDGQASMTEDTNLFEVAGNFIAYCENNNQEGCQQVLAQLESVQQSVLTQVARIGGLENRVSTASDVLSFQKLDQEDRLSYVEDIDLTELLTKLTRQQLTYQTVLQSSSLIMQMSLANYL, encoded by the coding sequence ATGGCCATCCGCGTGACGCAGCAGTCCATGTACAATACCATGGTCAGCCAGATGCAGAGCACTCTGGCCGCCTACATGGAGAGCAACGAGCAGGGCTCCACCCAGAAGAAGATCAACCGGCCTTCAGACGACCCGGCCGGCACCTACCGCGTGCTCATGACCAGGGACGACATCAGCGCCACCGAGCAGTACGAAAGCAACGTGGATACGGCCACGGGCTGGCTGCAGCTGGCCGACGACGTGCTGGGCACCCAGCTGAGCAACGCCATCACCAGCCTCAAAAGCCTGGCCGAGCAGGCCTCCACCGGCACCTACACGGCGGAGAATCGCCAGCAGATCGCCTATCAGGCGCGGGAAATTTTTGGCGAAATCCTCAACCTTTCCAATACGCAGTACGAAGATAAAAATATCTTTGCCGGGCAGCGCTACTCCAGCAGCGCCTTTACGGAAAGCCTGGCCCTGACCAGCTGGGACGAAAACTGGGATGCGGCCATCGACGCCGGGGCCTATACCATTGAGGGCGCTTCGGACACCTCCCTGATGGTGCAGTTCACCAGCTCCGGCACCCTGGGCACGGACACCCTGAACTACCGCTGGTCCGCGGACGGCGGCACTACCTGGACCGACGCCTCTACATCGGACGCGACGCTGGATCTGGACGGCGTGGTGGTGACCATGCAGCAGGACCTGGCTGTGAGCGCGGCGGACACCACCCTAGGCGCGGGGGCCGACAACGGCACCCTGCTCTATATCCGGCCCACGGCCGTGTATCAGGGCGACGACAACGACCCCCCGCCGGACATGACCATTATGGGCGGCCCCGAAGGCCTTACGGCCGAGGCCAGCGGCAGCTTCGGCAGCAACGTGCTGGTGCGGGTGGACAGCGACGTGGACCTGAGCGCGGCAGGGGCGGGCACGGAGTTCGGCTATTCCTACAGCACGGACGGCGGGTCCACCTGGGTGCCGGCCACGGCCGTAAGCACAGGGACGGACTCGGTGCGCCTGCCCGTACCGGGCGGCTATATGGACCTGACGGCCGACGCCGCCTCCAGCACGGTGACGGCGGGCACGCAGGTGCTTATTCACCCCCGGCGCGCCGATCTGAATCTGGAAATTCTGAAAGACACATATATTTCCGTCAACAACGTGGGCAAGGATATCTTCGGCGGCTACTACGACGGCCAGGCCTCCATGACGGAAGACACCAACCTGTTTGAGGTGGCGGGCAATTTTATTGCTTACTGCGAGAACAATAACCAGGAAGGCTGCCAGCAGGTGCTGGCCCAGCTGGAAAGCGTGCAGCAGAGCGTGCTTACCCAGGTGGCCCGCATCGGCGGGCTGGAAAACCGGGTCAGCACGGCCAGCGACGTGCTGAGCTTTCAAAAGCTGGACCAGGAAGACCGCTTGAGTTATGTTGAAGACATCGACCTCACGGAACTGCTGACCAAGCTGACCCGCCAGCAACTGACGTACCAGACGGTGCTGCAATCCTCATCCCTGATTATGCAGATGAGCCTGGCCAATTACCTCTAG
- a CDS encoding flagellar basal body P-ring protein FlgI, whose product MKLTMLRWGLALPAALLLSLGAALPAQAVRIKDIATFSGVRDNQLIGYGLVVGLAGTGDKKDSVFTLSSMKNMMDRMGVGVDSSSLKIKNVASVMVTARMPVSAKPGTRLDVTVSSVGDATSLMGGVLLQTALKGVDGKIYTLAQGALTVGGFSAAGKAASTSKNVATVGIIPGGGIVERSIPFEFNQQNKLTLNLRIGDFSTAQQMAERLNGAMGGPYARAVDATSVVMDVPPQYRNNLVPLMASVENLDVSPDTAAKVVVDEKTGTVVLGRDVRVSRAAVAHGNLQITVQESEQVSQPGPFSQGQTVVTPQTEANIREEQRHLVMVEGATLQELVDGLNAIGATPRDLISILRAMQASGSLHADLEVI is encoded by the coding sequence ATGAAATTGACAATGCTGCGGTGGGGTCTTGCACTTCCGGCGGCGCTGCTGTTGAGCCTGGGGGCGGCGTTGCCGGCGCAGGCCGTGCGCATCAAGGACATCGCCACCTTTTCGGGCGTGCGGGACAACCAGCTCATCGGCTACGGCCTGGTGGTGGGCCTGGCGGGCACGGGCGACAAAAAGGATTCCGTCTTCACCCTGAGCTCCATGAAAAACATGATGGACCGCATGGGCGTGGGCGTGGATTCCTCATCGTTGAAGATCAAGAACGTGGCTTCGGTCATGGTCACGGCGCGCATGCCCGTGTCGGCCAAGCCCGGCACGCGCCTGGACGTGACGGTATCCTCGGTGGGCGACGCCACTTCGCTCATGGGCGGGGTGCTGCTGCAGACGGCCCTCAAGGGCGTGGACGGCAAGATATACACTCTGGCCCAGGGCGCGCTCACGGTGGGGGGCTTTTCCGCCGCGGGCAAGGCGGCCAGCACCAGCAAAAACGTGGCCACGGTGGGCATCATCCCCGGCGGCGGCATTGTGGAGCGCTCCATTCCTTTTGAATTCAACCAGCAGAACAAGCTGACCCTCAACCTGCGCATCGGGGATTTTTCCACGGCCCAGCAGATGGCGGAGCGTCTTAACGGGGCCATGGGCGGCCCCTACGCCCGCGCGGTGGACGCCACCAGCGTGGTCATGGACGTGCCGCCCCAGTACCGCAACAACCTGGTGCCGCTCATGGCCTCGGTGGAAAACCTGGACGTGAGCCCGGATACGGCAGCCAAGGTGGTGGTGGACGAAAAGACCGGCACCGTGGTGCTGGGGCGTGACGTGCGGGTTTCCCGCGCGGCCGTGGCCCACGGCAACCTGCAGATTACCGTGCAGGAGAGCGAGCAGGTCTCGCAGCCGGGGCCGTTCTCCCAGGGGCAGACTGTGGTGACCCCGCAGACCGAGGCCAATATCCGCGAGGAACAGCGCCACCTGGTCATGGTGGAAGGGGCCACCCTGCAGGAGCTGGTGGATGGCCTCAACGCCATCGGGGCCACGCCGCGCGACCTCATTTCCATCCTGCGGGCCATGCAGGCTTCCGGCTCGCTGCACGCGGACCTGGAGGTGATCTAA
- a CDS encoding rod-binding protein, whose protein sequence is MSASLGVPPLVPQAGAAELARQEVQTRLAGVNGKNLTEAQQEKKLREACQGFESIFIQKMWQEMRNTLPKSNLLQGREEQFWQGMYDQELAKKMAAAGGVGLADMMYAQLSQRLGSASQSAAAAASPARAFSPEAAPLLPPAPEAPAAQETAAGQAGSRTGAGAQGMAAIYDGAAPLRDAGAAADAAPQAVAASGIPAAAAVTNPPEVDQALAVLRAQQALQQSGEPHKQIRVTHAGRGDSGLQMARAARFQAGSKLGPGAVLPTLHPGATDAARNGRADARQGATAGAVPPLTAQYLAAPGAAAQNASDQGFAGQSAAGQAAGQTGAQQAAGGQQPMKVRYTTNIAAAGQRHKEELLRKLQPGAAAPNAAAAAQAANAAQQAQAAGNAEARPAAAPSALERQQALQPMKVRYTTNIPANGKRHKDELIRTLQTDAVGPNSRAGAGLAAYHAQQAQQAQAGQAAGLPLAPGAAGAGAGDTATGGIPPLTAADLGG, encoded by the coding sequence ATGAGCGCGTCCCTCGGCGTTCCCCCTTTGGTGCCCCAGGCGGGCGCGGCTGAGCTGGCCCGGCAGGAGGTGCAGACGCGCCTTGCCGGGGTTAACGGCAAAAATCTGACGGAAGCGCAGCAAGAAAAAAAGCTGCGCGAGGCCTGCCAGGGCTTTGAATCCATTTTTATCCAGAAAATGTGGCAGGAGATGCGCAATACCCTGCCCAAAAGCAACCTGCTGCAAGGCCGGGAGGAACAGTTCTGGCAGGGCATGTACGACCAGGAGCTGGCCAAGAAAATGGCTGCGGCCGGGGGTGTAGGCCTGGCGGACATGATGTACGCCCAGCTTTCGCAACGCCTGGGCAGCGCCAGCCAGAGCGCGGCGGCCGCCGCGTCGCCCGCGCGCGCTTTCAGCCCGGAGGCCGCGCCCTTGCTGCCCCCCGCGCCGGAAGCGCCGGCGGCACAGGAAACCGCGGCCGGGCAGGCCGGCAGCCGTACAGGCGCGGGCGCGCAGGGCATGGCGGCCATTTATGACGGCGCGGCCCCCCTGCGCGATGCCGGGGCCGCGGCCGACGCCGCGCCCCAGGCCGTTGCCGCCTCTGGAATCCCGGCCGCCGCAGCCGTGACCAATCCGCCGGAGGTGGACCAGGCCCTGGCCGTGCTGCGCGCGCAGCAGGCCCTGCAGCAGAGCGGCGAGCCGCACAAACAGATCCGCGTGACGCACGCCGGCCGGGGCGACTCCGGCCTGCAGATGGCCCGCGCCGCCCGGTTCCAGGCGGGCAGCAAGCTGGGGCCTGGGGCTGTGCTGCCCACCCTGCATCCCGGCGCAACCGACGCGGCGCGCAACGGCCGCGCTGACGCCCGGCAAGGCGCAACGGCCGGGGCGGTGCCGCCCCTTACGGCGCAGTACCTTGCCGCGCCGGGCGCGGCGGCGCAGAATGCTTCTGATCAGGGCTTTGCCGGGCAGAGCGCGGCGGGCCAGGCTGCAGGCCAGACCGGGGCGCAGCAGGCCGCCGGGGGGCAGCAGCCCATGAAGGTGCGCTACACTACCAATATTGCCGCTGCGGGCCAGCGGCATAAGGAAGAACTGCTCCGCAAGCTGCAGCCGGGCGCTGCCGCGCCTAACGCGGCTGCCGCGGCGCAAGCCGCCAATGCCGCCCAGCAGGCGCAGGCCGCAGGCAACGCGGAGGCCCGACCCGCGGCCGCGCCCAGCGCTCTGGAGCGGCAGCAGGCTCTGCAGCCCATGAAGGTGCGCTACACCACCAATATTCCGGCCAATGGCAAGCGGCATAAGGACGAGCTCATCCGCACCCTGCAGACGGACGCCGTGGGCCCCAACAGCCGGGCCGGAGCGGGGCTTGCCGCTTACCATGCCCAGCAGGCGCAGCAGGCCCAGGCCGGGCAGGCCGCAGGGCTGCCCCTTGCGCCGGGCGCCGCCGGCGCTGGGGCTGGGGACACCGCAACGGGCGGCATTCCGCCCCTTACCGCGGCGGACCTGGGGGGCTAG
- the flgK gene encoding flagellar hook-associated protein FlgK — protein MLSGLLNLGYTALTAAQAWISVTGSNIANADTEGYTRRYVDQRDGGTITTKPGGESLGVNAQQVLRYFDAFLESSYVRQSTNSARWSEQETIMSSVENLFNESNRTGISGTLTEFFTAWSDLAQRPDDTATRESLLSYADSLSDMLTSTVDSLKAIQDEMDVSINQAVDRVNTLSKSIADLNNQINARTREGVSNPNDLLDQRDQMVRELAGLIDVETTDNGGGDFTVQLSTGQPLVQGQSSFELDVLDARAESRLTADSTYTGSVEFDGTDSHEYTLEMVTGGDVGDTPPPSFRVSLDGGKTWLRDEDGQELHYTVTDNDGDGQVDPVQVKDLKISFSETTGFTAGDKFDIVPKTGLYWIEPTRGAQNITPQTYLDGTENQNRTTGGTLTAYFSVRDDNCGRYLDELDAVASSLIWEVNRIHSQGTGNTLLDYSQGQQQVESSTQALGSAQSILPNADRLQSGNVNFYFYDKTTGEYVTSGMLDFDSSTAEVENFDPSVHSLEDVANAINSSFPDPNNAGQNLLKASIQDGRLLIETNSASNVQFALGADTSGLMAALGVNAFFTGTGADDLAVNSQMHSDVNYIAAGQVNGQYQVNAGDNATATAIAKLADTTVTISTVWKTVSNQTISQYYANLVTTVGADTRSVQTNAEYHTALTSDLEDQVSSVTGVNLDEEMANLIKYQHSYTAAAKLITTADQMLQTLLGLKE, from the coding sequence ATGCTCAGCGGTCTGCTCAACCTCGGGTACACAGCCCTTACGGCGGCGCAGGCCTGGATTTCGGTCACAGGCAGCAATATCGCCAATGCCGATACGGAAGGTTACACCCGCCGCTATGTGGACCAGCGCGACGGCGGCACCATTACCACCAAGCCCGGCGGCGAAAGCCTGGGCGTCAACGCCCAGCAGGTGCTGCGCTATTTCGACGCTTTTCTGGAGAGCTCCTATGTGCGGCAGTCCACCAATTCCGCCCGCTGGAGCGAGCAGGAAACCATCATGTCCTCGGTGGAAAACCTGTTCAACGAGTCCAACCGCACGGGCATCAGCGGCACGCTGACGGAATTTTTCACGGCCTGGAGCGATCTGGCCCAGCGTCCGGACGACACGGCCACGCGCGAGAGCCTGCTGTCCTACGCCGACAGCCTCAGCGACATGCTGACCAGCACCGTGGACAGCCTGAAAGCCATTCAGGACGAGATGGACGTTTCCATCAATCAGGCTGTGGACCGGGTCAATACCCTCTCCAAAAGCATTGCCGACCTCAACAACCAGATCAACGCGCGCACCCGCGAGGGCGTGAGCAACCCCAACGATCTTCTGGATCAGCGCGACCAGATGGTGCGCGAGCTGGCCGGGCTTATTGACGTGGAGACCACGGACAACGGCGGCGGCGATTTTACCGTGCAGCTTTCCACGGGCCAGCCCCTGGTGCAGGGGCAGAGCTCCTTTGAGCTGGACGTGCTGGACGCGCGGGCGGAAAGCCGGCTGACGGCCGATTCCACCTATACGGGCAGTGTGGAATTTGACGGCACGGACAGCCACGAATACACGCTGGAGATGGTGACCGGCGGCGATGTGGGCGATACGCCCCCGCCTTCCTTCCGCGTTTCGCTGGACGGCGGCAAAACCTGGCTGCGCGACGAGGATGGCCAGGAGCTGCACTATACCGTCACGGACAACGACGGCGACGGCCAGGTGGACCCCGTGCAGGTCAAGGATCTCAAAATCTCCTTTTCCGAAACCACGGGCTTTACCGCGGGCGACAAGTTCGACATCGTTCCCAAGACCGGCCTTTACTGGATTGAGCCCACGCGCGGGGCCCAGAACATCACCCCGCAGACCTACCTGGACGGCACGGAAAACCAGAACCGCACCACCGGCGGCACGCTGACGGCCTATTTCAGCGTCCGTGACGACAACTGCGGCCGCTACCTGGACGAGCTGGACGCCGTGGCCTCCTCGCTGATCTGGGAGGTCAACCGCATCCACAGCCAGGGCACGGGCAACACCCTTCTGGACTACAGCCAGGGCCAGCAGCAGGTGGAAAGCTCCACCCAGGCGCTGGGCTCCGCGCAGTCCATCCTGCCCAATGCGGACCGCCTGCAGTCCGGCAACGTCAACTTTTATTTTTATGACAAAACCACCGGCGAATATGTGACCTCCGGCATGCTGGATTTTGACTCCAGCACCGCCGAAGTGGAAAATTTTGACCCTTCCGTACACTCCCTGGAGGACGTGGCCAACGCCATCAACAGCAGTTTTCCCGACCCCAATAATGCGGGGCAGAATCTGCTTAAGGCCAGCATTCAGGACGGCAGGCTGCTTATTGAAACCAACAGCGCCAGCAACGTGCAGTTTGCCCTGGGCGCGGATACCTCCGGCCTTATGGCGGCCCTGGGCGTCAATGCCTTTTTTACCGGCACGGGCGCGGACGACCTGGCCGTGAACAGCCAGATGCACAGCGATGTCAACTATATCGCCGCCGGCCAGGTCAACGGCCAGTACCAGGTCAACGCCGGGGACAACGCCACGGCCACGGCCATTGCCAAGCTGGCGGATACGACCGTGACCATCTCCACCGTCTGGAAGACCGTGAGCAACCAGACCATTTCCCAGTACTACGCCAACCTGGTCACCACCGTGGGCGCGGATACGCGCAGCGTCCAGACCAATGCGGAGTACCACACGGCCCTGACCAGCGATCTGGAAGACCAGGTCAGCTCCGTCACGGGCGTGAACCTGGACGAAGAAATGGCCAACCTCATCAAATATCAGCATTCCTACACGGCGGCGGCCAAGCTCATCACCACCGCCGACCAGATGCTGCAAACCCTGCTGGGCCTCAAGGAATAA
- a CDS encoding HdeD family acid-resistance protein → MEMERSNKFDWTCLLIGVLFLFVALVAFRNPAANLAAITIVFALAALFKGLLLIRYRGESLMRLIVGVLDVAIGVVFLINLGFSMAIMPYIFAFWFIMTSIDALVYSWPLRLLNRGLYIFTLVLNVLCVLLGFFMAANPVSSILTMSFLAGFYFMSAGIVSILLAFGRPRA, encoded by the coding sequence ATGGAAATGGAACGCAGCAATAAATTCGATTGGACGTGTCTGCTTATTGGGGTGTTGTTTCTGTTTGTGGCGCTGGTCGCCTTCAGAAATCCCGCGGCCAATCTGGCGGCGATCACCATTGTTTTTGCCCTGGCCGCCCTGTTTAAAGGCCTTCTGCTCATCCGTTATCGCGGCGAAAGCCTGATGCGGCTGATCGTGGGCGTTCTGGATGTGGCCATCGGCGTGGTGTTCCTGATCAACCTGGGCTTTTCCATGGCCATCATGCCGTATATTTTCGCTTTCTGGTTCATCATGACTTCCATTGACGCTCTGGTGTATTCCTGGCCGTTGCGGCTGCTCAACAGGGGCCTCTATATCTTCACTCTGGTGCTGAATGTCCTTTGCGTTCTGCTGGGCTTTTTTATGGCGGCCAACCCTGTTTCTTCCATCCTGACCATGAGCTTCCTGGCCGGGTTTTACTTTATGAGCGCCGGCATTGTGAGCATCCTGCTGGCTTTCGGCAGGCCGCGCGCCTAG
- a CDS encoding flagellar assembly protein FliW: MARNNEVTIDTRLGQRSIDMDKAVHFPRGLAGFETERDFILLQIRPEAPLLILQSVHTPQVGLLVADPYSFLDKSYAPVLGPAERQLLQLENPDEAVLLVTVSIPVGAPEQAALNLTGPIFINHKVRLGVQVPQCVEGPQQINMHTLQPVQPVQPVQPSVAAPTD, from the coding sequence ATGGCACGGAACAACGAAGTAACCATCGACACCCGCCTTGGGCAGCGGAGCATCGACATGGACAAGGCGGTGCACTTTCCCCGCGGGCTGGCCGGATTTGAAACCGAGCGGGATTTCATCCTGCTGCAGATCCGCCCGGAGGCCCCGCTGCTGATCCTGCAGAGCGTGCACACGCCCCAGGTGGGTTTGCTGGTGGCCGATCCCTACAGTTTTCTGGACAAATCCTACGCCCCGGTGCTGGGCCCGGCGGAACGCCAGCTGCTTCAGCTGGAAAACCCGGACGAGGCCGTCCTGCTGGTTACCGTGTCCATTCCTGTCGGCGCGCCGGAGCAGGCCGCCCTTAACCTTACGGGCCCCATCTTCATCAACCACAAGGTCCGCCTGGGCGTGCAGGTGCCCCAATGCGTGGAGGGCCCGCAGCAGATCAACATGCATACTCTGCAGCCCGTGCAGCCTGTGCAGCCTGTGCAGCCGTCCGTGGCCGCCCCCACAGACTGA
- the flgN gene encoding flagellar export chaperone FlgN: MYAHIHASLHRQAKALELLCQLLEEEYGILLSRRADDVAGLEFSIQELIRQLAVEKVTVVKALNGMRVTAYAAGLCAAGREAEGEALRALAREVDRAEQRASRQASRNSQLALALLDQSSRSLQALTRQALPVPADTYGRKGGMRAQPHPQAAFLSGRL, from the coding sequence ATGTACGCACACATCCACGCATCCCTCCACCGTCAGGCCAAGGCTCTGGAGCTGCTCTGTCAGCTGCTGGAAGAAGAGTACGGCATTCTGCTTTCCCGCCGCGCGGACGACGTGGCCGGGCTGGAATTTTCCATCCAGGAGCTTATCCGGCAGCTGGCCGTGGAGAAGGTTACGGTAGTCAAGGCCCTGAACGGCATGCGGGTTACGGCATACGCCGCCGGGCTTTGCGCCGCAGGGCGGGAAGCGGAGGGGGAAGCCCTGCGCGCCCTGGCCCGCGAGGTGGACCGGGCCGAGCAGCGCGCCTCGCGCCAGGCCTCGCGCAACAGTCAGCTGGCTCTGGCCCTGCTGGACCAGAGCAGCCGCAGCCTGCAGGCTCTGACCCGTCAGGCCCTGCCCGTGCCGGCGGATACATATGGCCGCAAGGGCGGCATGCGCGCGCAGCCCCATCCGCAGGCGGCCTTTCTTTCCGGGAGGCTCTAG
- the csrA gene encoding carbon storage regulator CsrA, producing the protein MLILTRRPGESLYLGENIRITVLGMQGKQVRLGLEVPEETTVYREEVYRRVVEENRRALATSNNDLMVAAELWHGTTK; encoded by the coding sequence ATGCTGATTTTGACGCGCCGCCCCGGCGAAAGCCTCTACCTGGGCGAGAACATCCGCATCACCGTACTGGGGATGCAGGGCAAGCAGGTCCGCCTCGGCCTGGAAGTGCCGGAAGAAACCACAGTGTACCGCGAAGAAGTGTACCGGCGGGTTGTGGAGGAAAACCGTCGCGCCCTTGCAACCAGTAACAACGACCTTATGGTGGCTGCTGAACTATGGCACGGAACAACGAAGTAA